A genome region from Musa acuminata AAA Group cultivar baxijiao chromosome BXJ3-5, Cavendish_Baxijiao_AAA, whole genome shotgun sequence includes the following:
- the LOC135585271 gene encoding nuclear transcription factor Y subunit A-10-like isoform X1, whose amino-acid sequence MQTSGFFGNHGVGQMVISETPQATLVPWLVGSQLIYGDPLTQLKPLSRDHTDGDDQITAVSRQMNHVIDTRRRPGSESKIPEEGTNGTVKFSIVPDPKDLGEVQKTQQHYVPFPLQSSLRENPGCFEPGLGQSMACTSHSYVDQFYGLYATYAAQAMHGRMLLPMAVATQGPIYVNAKQFNAILRRRKARAKAEKKNKSIKVRKPYLHESRHIHAMHRVRGCSGRFLNTKKEGNVGNGGCKVKEWMPPQPANFEASSETLHSGNLKMNSASSRLSASGSEVTSVCAREDISDFHIVDNPSPSGFCSHLSMMSGGEGASIGHRWGAAADGCCDPDLLKV is encoded by the exons ATGCAAACATCAGGTTTCTTTGGGAATCATGGAGTTGGCCAGATGGTGATATCTGAGACACCCCAGGCCACACTGGTGCCTTGGTTGGTTGGATCTCAACTTATCTATGGTGATCCTCTTACCCAGCTGAAGCCTCTGTCTAGGGACCATACTGACGGGGATGACCAGATAACAGCTGTGTCACGACAAATGAATCACGTTATAGACACAAGGCGACGACCAGGTTCGGAGTCCAAAATCCCAGAGGAAGGGACTAATGGTACAGTCAAGTTCTCGATAGTCCCAG ATCCCAAGGATTTAGGAGAAGTGCAGAAGACTCAGCAACACTATGTGCCCTTTCCTCTACAGTCATCATTACGTGAAAATCCAGGTTGTTTCGAGCCAGGACTTGGTCAATCTATG GCTTGTACCAGTCACTCTTATGTTGACCAGTTCTATGGCTTATATGCAACTTATGCAGCTCAAGCAATG CATGGACGCATGCTTTTACCAATGGCTGTGGCAACCCAAGGTCCAATCTATGTgaatgcaaaacagttcaatgCTATTCTTCGTCGTCGCAAAGCTCGTGCTAAGGCTGAGAAAAAGAACAAATCGATCAAGGTTAGGAAG CCATACTTGCATGAGTCACGCCACATTCATGCAATGCACCGAGTGAGGGGCTGCAGTGGTCGCTTTTTAAACACCAAAAAGGAAGGTAATGTTGGAAATGGTGGTTGCAAGGTGAAAGAATGGATGCCTCCTCAGCCTGCCAATTTTGAAGCGAGCTCTGAGACTCTGCACTCTGGCAACTTAAAAATGAACTCTGCAAGTAGTCGATTGAGTGCATCAGGATCTGAGGTGACAAGCGTGTGTGCTCGGGAAGATATCAGTGATTTCCACATTGTTGATAATCCGAGTCCATCAGGTTTCTGTTCCCATTTAAGTATGATGAGTGGAGGAGAAGGAGCCAGTATCGGTCACAGATGGGGTGCAGCAGCTGATGGCTGCTGTGATCCAGACCTCCTCAAAGTCTAA
- the LOC135585271 gene encoding nuclear transcription factor Y subunit A-10-like isoform X2: MQTSGFFGNHGVGQMVISETPQATLVPWLVGSQLIYGDPLTQLKPLSRDHTDGDDQITAVSRQMNHVIDTRRRPGSESKIPEEGTNGTVKFSIVPDPKDLGEVQKTQQHYVPFPLQSSLRENPGCFEPGLGQSMACTSHSYVDQFYGLYATYAAQAMHGRMLLPMAVATQGPIYVNAKQFNAILRRRKARAKAEKKNKSIKPYLHESRHIHAMHRVRGCSGRFLNTKKEGNVGNGGCKVKEWMPPQPANFEASSETLHSGNLKMNSASSRLSASGSEVTSVCAREDISDFHIVDNPSPSGFCSHLSMMSGGEGASIGHRWGAAADGCCDPDLLKV, translated from the exons ATGCAAACATCAGGTTTCTTTGGGAATCATGGAGTTGGCCAGATGGTGATATCTGAGACACCCCAGGCCACACTGGTGCCTTGGTTGGTTGGATCTCAACTTATCTATGGTGATCCTCTTACCCAGCTGAAGCCTCTGTCTAGGGACCATACTGACGGGGATGACCAGATAACAGCTGTGTCACGACAAATGAATCACGTTATAGACACAAGGCGACGACCAGGTTCGGAGTCCAAAATCCCAGAGGAAGGGACTAATGGTACAGTCAAGTTCTCGATAGTCCCAG ATCCCAAGGATTTAGGAGAAGTGCAGAAGACTCAGCAACACTATGTGCCCTTTCCTCTACAGTCATCATTACGTGAAAATCCAGGTTGTTTCGAGCCAGGACTTGGTCAATCTATG GCTTGTACCAGTCACTCTTATGTTGACCAGTTCTATGGCTTATATGCAACTTATGCAGCTCAAGCAATG CATGGACGCATGCTTTTACCAATGGCTGTGGCAACCCAAGGTCCAATCTATGTgaatgcaaaacagttcaatgCTATTCTTCGTCGTCGCAAAGCTCGTGCTAAGGCTGAGAAAAAGAACAAATCGATCAAG CCATACTTGCATGAGTCACGCCACATTCATGCAATGCACCGAGTGAGGGGCTGCAGTGGTCGCTTTTTAAACACCAAAAAGGAAGGTAATGTTGGAAATGGTGGTTGCAAGGTGAAAGAATGGATGCCTCCTCAGCCTGCCAATTTTGAAGCGAGCTCTGAGACTCTGCACTCTGGCAACTTAAAAATGAACTCTGCAAGTAGTCGATTGAGTGCATCAGGATCTGAGGTGACAAGCGTGTGTGCTCGGGAAGATATCAGTGATTTCCACATTGTTGATAATCCGAGTCCATCAGGTTTCTGTTCCCATTTAAGTATGATGAGTGGAGGAGAAGGAGCCAGTATCGGTCACAGATGGGGTGCAGCAGCTGATGGCTGCTGTGATCCAGACCTCCTCAAAGTCTAA